Below is a genomic region from Virgibacillus dokdonensis.
ACAATCAAAGTTTGAGAAAAATAGTATACAAGATCATATTTGCTTTTATTGTTACCAAAGAAGTTTCAACTTATACCTAAAATTTTATTTATACTAAAAGAAAGTATAAATTTTTAGGGTTTATCGTAAAAGAAAAACAATATACCTTTCGCCATAATACTTGACAGGGGGCAGTTCAGACAAGACAAGTTTTTCTAATCTTTCTTTATTCTCTCATAAACTTGTTTCATAGCTTGTTCAAATTTCCCTGTAGCTTTAGGTTCATAGTATTGCTTATGTTTGATTGCCTCAGGTAAATATTGTTGCTTTACCCAACCACTCTCATGGTCGTGTGGATACTGATACTGTGTTCCTCTTCCTAATGTTTGTGCACCAGCGTAATGAGCATCTTTAATATGAGCAGGAACTTCTCCGCCTTTTCCGTTGCGTACATCTTGTAAAGCTTTGTCTAAAGCTTTATAGGCTGAATTGGATTTTGGAGATAAACAAAGTTCAATAATTGCAACAGCTAATGGGATTCTAGCTTCTGGAAAGCCCAACCTTTCCGCAGCTTGTACAGCTGTTAACGTCCGTGGCCCTGCTTGTGGATTGGCTAATCCAATATCTTCATACGCAGTTACAACCATTCTCCGCCCGATACTTTCTAAGTCACCAGCTTCCACTAATCTGGCTAAATAATGAAGTGCAGCGTCAACATCGCTTCCACGAATGGATTTTTGAAAAGCAGAAAGCACATCATAATGCGCATCGCCATTTTTATCATGTGAAAAACTCTTTTTTTGCATACACTCTTCCGCTGTTGTTAAGGTGATAGAAATTTGTTTCTCTTCATTCTCTGGTGTTGATGCTACAGCTAGCTCCAACCCATTTAATGCTGCACGCAGATCTCCGTTAGCGCTAAACGCAAAATGATTTAAAGCTTGCTCAGAAATGTAAATGGACGAGCTGCCGTAGCCGTTTACTTCATCTTTTAATGCACGTTGTATTGCTTTCTTGACATGATCCGTTGTTAGTCGATGCAATTCAAACAGATGACATCTGCTACGAATAGCAGGATTAATGGAATGATAAGGGTTGCTTGTTGTACAACCAATCATAATTACTAAATTACTCTCAAGATGTGGAAGTAAAAAGTCTTGCTTCGCTTTATCTAAACGATGTACTTCGTCTAAAATAAGTACCAATTGCCCTGTCATTTTTGCTTCTTCCACAACAATTTCCATGTCTCTTTTTTTATCTGTTACTGCATTTAATGTTTTTACTGGCATTGCTAAGCTTCTTGCTAAGGCTATTGCCATGGATGTTTTTCCCGTACCAGGCGGTCCAAATAATATCATGGATGCAAGTCGCTTAGCAGTTACCATCCGACGAATAATTTTCCCTTCGCCAACTAAATGCTCTTGACCAATAATTTCATCAATATGTTCAGGTCTCATTTGAAATGCAAGTGGTTTTTGTTTCATTTATACCGCCCTTTATAATATAATAATAAATTACTTATCTAACTTGACATTGTAATACACATACGAATGAAATGCATCGTATGCAATACTTTTGTATTCCATGCTATAATAACATGTATGAGAAAGTGTGGAACGTTATTTTAATTGAGGTGTTATATATGAAAATTTCAACCAAAGGAAGATATGGTCTTACTCTTATGATACATCTAGCAAAATGTCATGGCAAAGGACCTATTTCTCTAAAACAAATAGCGAAGGAAAATCAATTATCGGAGCATTATTTAGAGCAACTAGCCTCACCATTACGAAATGCCGGCTTAATTCGGAGTATTCGCGGTGCATATGGTGGTTATGTATTAGCTAAGGAACCAATGGATATAAAAGCTGGTGACATCATTCGTGTATTAGAAGGCCCGATTACACCTGTAGAAGGAATAGAAAATGAAGAACCAGCAAAGCAAGCTTTGTGGCGAAGAATCCGTGATGCAGTTAAAGACGTATTGGACACGACGACGTTAAAAGATTTAGCTGAGCATAATGATGATGAACCACAAGATGCTTATATGTTTTATATTTAATCGTAGGAAGGGTAGATTTTCTTGGAACATATATATTTGGATCATGCGGCAACGACACCCGTTCATCCACAAGTATTAAAACGCATGTGTGAAGTAGAAAAAGAGACTTTTGGAAATCCATCCAGCGTGCATGCTTTTGGAAGAAAAGCGCGACAAATTGTAGATAGCGCTAGATCCCATATTGCTAAACGTATTGGCGCTAACGAAAAAGAAATTATTTTTACAAGTGGCGGAACAGAAGCGGATAATTTAGCCTTAGTTGGCGTAGCTAGAGCCAATCGAGACAAAGGAAATCATATTATTGTAACTGCTCAGGAACATCATGCGGTATTACACACTGCGGAAGCGTTGGAAAAAGAAGGTTTTCGTGTCACCTATGTACCTGTAGACAGACAAGGGAAAATTGCGGTTGAGGATGTCATGGATGCATTGACAAGCGAAACTATTCTCGTTTCCGTAATGTATGTAAATAATGAAACAGGCATAATCCAACCAATTCAAGAAATTGCTGAACAAATGCAGCATCATCAAGCCTACTTGCATACGGACGCTGTGCAAGCTTTTGGTTTACTTGCTATTGATGTTCGTGAATTAGGTGTTGATTTACTAACTGTATCTGCTCATAAAATTAACGGTCCAAAAGGCATCGGTTTGTTATATACGAAAAAAGACGTACAGTTACAATCCTTGCAATATGGTGGTGAGCAAGAAAGGAAACGGCGTGCAGGAACAGAAGATGTTGCTCGAATCGTAGGCTTTGAAAAGGCTGTTGAGTTAGCAGTAGAACATAGGCATGAGCGAGCGGAACAATATCGAGTTCTTAAACAGCAATTTATCAACGGCTTACGGGAACAAGACATTGACTTTCGAATAAATGGTGACCAACAGAATACAGTCGCTTCGATTGTAAATATTAGCTTTCCAAACACGGCTGTAGAAGCACTCTTAACTAATTTAGACCTCGATGGTGTTGCTGCATCTAGTGGTAGTGCGTGTACGGCCGGGTCTGTAGAACCTTCGCATGTGTTAACAGCGATGTACGGTTCAGGGGATGAATGCACTACAAATTCGGTTCGATTTAGTTTTGGCCTAGCTAATACTCCAGAAAACATTCAGACTGCTACTAAAAGAGTAGCTAAGAGCGTGAAGCGACTGACTCAGTTATAAGGTAAAGGTCAGCAATACAAAATGTGAAGAGTAAAGACCCATAAATGGGCGAAAATGTATCAACAAATGTTTAAATAGTAAAAGGATGATTACAATGAATCAAGATACAAGAGTAGTTATAGGCATGAGTGGAGGTGTAGATTCTTCGGTAGCAGCTCTATTGTTAAAGCAACAAGGTTATGATGTGGTGGGGATTTTTATGAAAAACTGGGATGATACAGATGAATTTGGTGTTTGTACCGCGACAGAGGATTTTGAAGATGTTGTCCGAGTATGTAACCAACTAGATATCCCCTATTATTCCGTTAATTTTGAAAAACAATATTGGGATAAAGTGTTTACGTATTTTTTAGATGAATATAAAGCAGGTAGAACACCTAACCCTGATGTGATGTGTAATAAAGAAATAAAATTTAAGGCGTTTATGGACCATGCATTGTCATTAGGTGCTGATTATGTTGCAACTGGTCATTATGCCAGAGTTCGTGAACAGAATGGGCGCTTTGAAATGTTGCGTGGTGTAGATGGCAATAAAGACCAAACGTATTTCTTGAACCAACTAACAGAAGATGTGCTATCAAAAGTTATGTTTCCGCTTGGACATTTACCGAAATCAGAGGTACGGAAAATAGCTAAAGAAAATGATCTTGCTACGGCAACGAAGAAAGATAGTACAGGTATATGCTTTATTGGAGAACGGAACTTCAAAGCATTTTTAAGTGAATATTTGCCTGCTCAGCCTGGAGAAATGCAGACGTTAGATGGCGTAGTGAAAGGACGCCATGATGGTTTAATGTACTATACAATAGGACAGCGACAAGGTCTTGGTATTGGTGGTGCAGGTGACCCGTGGTTTGTAGTTGGAAAAAATATAGCCGAAAATATATTATACGTAGAGCAAGGGTATAGTAATGAAAAGCTGTTTTCTGATGCTTTGACTGCAACAGATGTAAATTGGATCCAATCGGATAAATTAAACGAGGTGTTTACTTGTACTGCAAAATTTCGCTATCGTCAAGATGATAGTCCAGTAACGGTAACCGTGTTGGGTAATAATCAAGTTCATGTTGTTTTTAAAGAAAGTCAACGTGCTATTACTCCTGGGCAAGCTGTCGTTTTTTATGATGGAGAAATATGTCTTGGAGGCGGTACAATTGATAAAATTTATAAGCGTGAACGTCAACTTGATTATGTAGGTTAACAAGGAGTTTTTACAATGGAGAACAAGTTAAAACTAGCGATAAAAGCAATGCAGAATAACGAGCTGGAAGAGGCTGCGTCATTATTTGCAGAAATTATAGAAGAATACCCAGATGATCCCGTAGGGTATACTAATTTTGGGAATCTACTTTTGCATATGCAAGATACAGAGCGAGCACAACGTTTCTTTGCCAAAGCAATTGAATTAGATCCACATGCAGCAACTGCTCACTACGGTTTAGGAAATTTATTTTATGAGCAGTCGC
It encodes:
- a CDS encoding replication-associated recombination protein A, which produces MKQKPLAFQMRPEHIDEIIGQEHLVGEGKIIRRMVTAKRLASMILFGPPGTGKTSMAIALARSLAMPVKTLNAVTDKKRDMEIVVEEAKMTGQLVLILDEVHRLDKAKQDFLLPHLESNLVIMIGCTTSNPYHSINPAIRSRCHLFELHRLTTDHVKKAIQRALKDEVNGYGSSSIYISEQALNHFAFSANGDLRAALNGLELAVASTPENEEKQISITLTTAEECMQKKSFSHDKNGDAHYDVLSAFQKSIRGSDVDAALHYLARLVEAGDLESIGRRMVVTAYEDIGLANPQAGPRTLTAVQAAERLGFPEARIPLAVAIIELCLSPKSNSAYKALDKALQDVRNGKGGEVPAHIKDAHYAGAQTLGRGTQYQYPHDHESGWVKQQYLPEAIKHKQYYEPKATGKFEQAMKQVYERIKKD
- the cymR gene encoding cysteine metabolism transcriptional regulator CymR, coding for MKISTKGRYGLTLMIHLAKCHGKGPISLKQIAKENQLSEHYLEQLASPLRNAGLIRSIRGAYGGYVLAKEPMDIKAGDIIRVLEGPITPVEGIENEEPAKQALWRRIRDAVKDVLDTTTLKDLAEHNDDEPQDAYMFYI
- a CDS encoding cysteine desulfurase family protein, whose translation is MEHIYLDHAATTPVHPQVLKRMCEVEKETFGNPSSVHAFGRKARQIVDSARSHIAKRIGANEKEIIFTSGGTEADNLALVGVARANRDKGNHIIVTAQEHHAVLHTAEALEKEGFRVTYVPVDRQGKIAVEDVMDALTSETILVSVMYVNNETGIIQPIQEIAEQMQHHQAYLHTDAVQAFGLLAIDVRELGVDLLTVSAHKINGPKGIGLLYTKKDVQLQSLQYGGEQERKRRAGTEDVARIVGFEKAVELAVEHRHERAEQYRVLKQQFINGLREQDIDFRINGDQQNTVASIVNISFPNTAVEALLTNLDLDGVAASSGSACTAGSVEPSHVLTAMYGSGDECTTNSVRFSFGLANTPENIQTATKRVAKSVKRLTQL
- the mnmA gene encoding tRNA 2-thiouridine(34) synthase MnmA, whose amino-acid sequence is MNQDTRVVIGMSGGVDSSVAALLLKQQGYDVVGIFMKNWDDTDEFGVCTATEDFEDVVRVCNQLDIPYYSVNFEKQYWDKVFTYFLDEYKAGRTPNPDVMCNKEIKFKAFMDHALSLGADYVATGHYARVREQNGRFEMLRGVDGNKDQTYFLNQLTEDVLSKVMFPLGHLPKSEVRKIAKENDLATATKKDSTGICFIGERNFKAFLSEYLPAQPGEMQTLDGVVKGRHDGLMYYTIGQRQGLGIGGAGDPWFVVGKNIAENILYVEQGYSNEKLFSDALTATDVNWIQSDKLNEVFTCTAKFRYRQDDSPVTVTVLGNNQVHVVFKESQRAITPGQAVVFYDGEICLGGGTIDKIYKRERQLDYVG